The Oculatellaceae cyanobacterium genome contains a region encoding:
- the lepB gene encoding signal peptidase I, whose protein sequence is MTRVQNQQSENIPQQKSENPWVEAIKTIGLSAILAFGIRSFVAEARYIPSGSMLPTLQINDRLIIDKISYKFKNPQRGDIVVFSPTETLEKQNFHDAFIKRVIGTPGDKVEVKGGRVYINDQALREKYIEEEPHYNWGPVKVPSSSYLVLGDNRNNSYDSHYWGFVPTEKIIGRAAVRFWPINRVGEVNPEPLYPSR, encoded by the coding sequence ATGACTCGCGTGCAAAATCAACAATCTGAAAATATACCCCAGCAAAAATCTGAAAACCCCTGGGTTGAAGCAATAAAAACAATTGGGTTAAGTGCAATTTTGGCATTTGGGATTCGTTCTTTCGTAGCGGAAGCACGGTATATTCCATCTGGCTCAATGTTGCCAACGCTGCAAATTAATGACCGCTTAATTATAGATAAAATAAGCTACAAGTTTAAGAATCCCCAGCGCGGAGATATTGTAGTGTTTTCGCCTACTGAAACCCTAGAAAAGCAGAATTTTCATGATGCTTTCATTAAACGGGTGATTGGTACACCTGGTGATAAAGTTGAGGTGAAAGGCGGACGGGTTTATATTAACGATCAAGCTCTGCGAGAAAAGTATATTGAAGAGGAACCTCACTATAACTGGGGGCCAGTAAAAGTACCATCTAGTTCTTATTTAGTACTAGGGGATAATCGTAACAACAGTTACGATAGCCATTATTGGGGATTCGTTCCTACTGAAAAAATTATTGGTAGGGCGGCTGTACGCTTCTGGCCAATTAATCGTGTAGGGGAAGTAAATCCAGAACCTCTATATCCATCCCGCTAA